A window of the Carassius carassius chromosome 36, fCarCar2.1, whole genome shotgun sequence genome harbors these coding sequences:
- the LOC132117175 gene encoding uncharacterized protein LOC132117175 isoform X2, which produces MIQLGIFLILFTKLANADFNVGLGVMTLSDRTNLTCCHREQATCLFYADSRKLGYQNSSDNCCILTVSGEQLLQGKDREEFRTTIIVHCKLNNDNKTSQNDTITVWRISHSGKYTLIYLVIMGTLILLSLLISIIICVIYVTKKQGYKQKLQPARTQVMDNDNQDANSSTVEVEEEKTEVVENELLYATVNYSGAGENSAPAVKYESGTEYATVVMR; this is translated from the exons ATGATCCAGCTGGGTATATTCT tgattCTTTTTACCAAATTGGCAAATGCAG ATTTTAATGTTGGTCTTGGAGTGATGACTCTCAGTGACCGGACGAATCTGACATGCTGTCACCGAGAACAGGCTACGTGCTTATTCTATGCTGATTCAAGAAAACTTGGTTATCAGAATTCCTCTGACAATTGCTGTATTCTTACTGTCAGTGGAGAGCAGCTTTTACAGGGAAAAGATCGAGAGGAGTTCCGAACAACTATTATCGTCCACTGTAAACTCAACAATGACAACAAAACAAGCCAAAATGACACCATTACAGTGTGGAGGATAt CTCATTCTGGTAAATACACTCTTATATATCTGGTTATCATGGGGACACTGATTCTGCTCTCTTTGCTCATCTCCATCATCATATGTGTTATCTATGTGACCAAAAAACAAG ggtataAACAAAAGTTACAACCAGCGAG AACCCAGGTAATGGACAATG ACAACCAAGATGCAAATTCGAGTACTGTTGAAGTTGAGGAAGAAAAAACAGag GTCGTAGAGAATGAGCTATTATATGCCACGGTGAATTATTCAGGTGCTggtgaaaactctgctcctgcagTGAAGTATGAATCAGGAACTGAATACGCCACAGTGGTCATGCGCTAA
- the LOC132117175 gene encoding uncharacterized protein LOC132117175 isoform X1 produces the protein MIQLGIFCKCFILIVCVQSVCLTDMCWLTLYIVYFTVILFTKLANADFNVGLGVMTLSDRTNLTCCHREQATCLFYADSRKLGYQNSSDNCCILTVSGEQLLQGKDREEFRTTIIVHCKLNNDNKTSQNDTITVWRISHSGKYTLIYLVIMGTLILLSLLISIIICVIYVTKKQGYKQKLQPARTQVMDNDNQDANSSTVEVEEEKTEVVENELLYATVNYSGAGENSAPAVKYESGTEYATVVMR, from the exons ATGATCCAGCTGGGTATATTCTGTAAGTGCTTCATTTTAATCGTCTGTGTACAGAGTGTTTGTTTGACTGATATGTGTTGGCTCACTCTTtacattgtttattttacagtgattCTTTTTACCAAATTGGCAAATGCAG ATTTTAATGTTGGTCTTGGAGTGATGACTCTCAGTGACCGGACGAATCTGACATGCTGTCACCGAGAACAGGCTACGTGCTTATTCTATGCTGATTCAAGAAAACTTGGTTATCAGAATTCCTCTGACAATTGCTGTATTCTTACTGTCAGTGGAGAGCAGCTTTTACAGGGAAAAGATCGAGAGGAGTTCCGAACAACTATTATCGTCCACTGTAAACTCAACAATGACAACAAAACAAGCCAAAATGACACCATTACAGTGTGGAGGATAt CTCATTCTGGTAAATACACTCTTATATATCTGGTTATCATGGGGACACTGATTCTGCTCTCTTTGCTCATCTCCATCATCATATGTGTTATCTATGTGACCAAAAAACAAG ggtataAACAAAAGTTACAACCAGCGAG AACCCAGGTAATGGACAATG ACAACCAAGATGCAAATTCGAGTACTGTTGAAGTTGAGGAAGAAAAAACAGag GTCGTAGAGAATGAGCTATTATATGCCACGGTGAATTATTCAGGTGCTggtgaaaactctgctcctgcagTGAAGTATGAATCAGGAACTGAATACGCCACAGTGGTCATGCGCTAA
- the LOC132117174 gene encoding putative tRNA (cytidine(32)/guanosine(34)-2'-O)-methyltransferase — MGRSSKDKRDIYYRLAKEEGWRARSAFKLLQLDDEFNLFKGVSRAVDLCAAPGSWSQVLSRKLRGKDKSEEVKIVAVDLQAMAPLPGVTQIQGDITKISTAQEIIRHFEGQSADLVVCDGAPDVTGLHDVDEYIQAQLLLAALNITTHVLKPGGNFVAKIFRGKDVTLLYSQLKIFFSAVTCAKPRSSRNSSIEAFVVCQNYSPPEGYVPNMSNPLLDHSYDVDFNQLEGPNRIIVPFLACGDLSAFDSDRTYPLQLDSSKEYQYLPPTQPPIRPPYQQACQLRKNNLLAKEDSPSGALDDSLSALDLNKSPDTNTVTPGTSD, encoded by the exons ATGGGGCGCTCATCCAAAGACAAACGCGATATATACTACAGACTGGCGAAGGAGGAGGGCTGGAGAGCGAGGAGTGCCTTCAAACTCCTGCAGCTGGATGACGAGTTCAACCTTTTTAAAG GTGTTAGTCGTGCTGTGGATCTGTGTGCGGCACCTGGCAGCTGGAGTCAAGTTCTGAGCCGCAAACTCCG TGGGAAAGACAAGAGTGAAGAGGTCAAGATTGTGGCGGTTGATCTTCAAGCAATGGCCCCTTTGCCAGGTGTCACACAAATACAAGGAGACATCACCAAG ATTTCTACAGCACAGGAGATTATTCGACATTTTGAAGGACAGTCAGCAGACTTGGTTGTGTGTGACGGCGCCCCTGATG TTACAGGTCTTCATGATGTAGATGAATACATTCAGGCACAGCTCCTGTTGGCG GCTCTCAATATCACCACACATGTTCTCAAGCCAGGGGGCAACTTTGTAGCAAAA ATCTTCAGGGGGAAAGATGTGACCCTGCTGTACTCCCAGCTCAAGATCTTCTTCAGCGCTGTAACCTGTGCCAAACCACGCAGCAGCCGCAACTCTAGCATAG AGGCATTTGTGGTGTGTCAGAATTACTCTCCACCTGAAGGTTATGTCCCTAACATGTCCAACCCTTTACTGGATCACTCTTATG ATGTCGACTTTAACCAGCTAGAGGGGCCAAACCGAATAATAGTTCCTTTCCTTGCTTGTGGAGATCTTAGTGCCTTTGATTCAGACAGAACTTACCCGCTTCAG CTTGATTCTAGTAAAGAATACCAGTATTTGCCTCCCACCCAGCCTCCAATTCGGCCACCGTACCAGCAAGCCTGTCAGCTCCGCAAGAATAACTTGTTAGCCAAAGAGGACTCGCCTTCTGGAGCACTTGATGATTCCCTGTCTGCTTTAGATCTCAACAAAAGTCCAGACACGAACACGGTCACACCAGGAACCTCCGATTAA